A stretch of the bacterium genome encodes the following:
- a CDS encoding FABP family protein encodes MDLSLLGPLAPLAGTWEGNEGIDLAFSYGEGGAKETPFRERMTFEPFGPVVNGSQQLYGLDYRTTAWPIGEEEAFHMEVGYWLWDAAASQVMRCFMVPRGSTILAGGTAAADASVLEMQAEVGSETFGVLSNPHLAKAARCVRYDLKVRIEADDCFSYEEDTVLQLRPVDGLFHHTDRNRLRRA; translated from the coding sequence ATGGATCTCAGCCTGCTTGGCCCGCTCGCTCCCCTAGCTGGAACCTGGGAGGGCAATGAAGGAATCGACCTCGCCTTCTCCTACGGCGAGGGCGGGGCGAAGGAGACTCCGTTCCGCGAGCGCATGACCTTCGAGCCCTTCGGTCCCGTCGTGAACGGCTCACAGCAGCTGTATGGCCTCGACTACCGCACCACTGCCTGGCCGATCGGCGAGGAGGAGGCGTTCCACATGGAGGTCGGTTACTGGCTGTGGGATGCGGCGGCCAGCCAGGTGATGCGCTGCTTCATGGTGCCGCGTGGCTCGACCATCCTGGCCGGCGGCACGGCGGCCGCAGACGCAAGCGTGCTGGAGATGCAGGCCGAGGTGGGATCGGAGACCTTCGGCGTGCTCTCGAATCCGCATCTTGCGAAGGCCGCGCGTTGCGTGCGCTACGACCTGAAAGTGCGCATCGAAGCCGACGACTGCTTCTCCTACGAAGAAGACACGGTCTTGCAGCTCCGCCCGGTAGATGGCCTCTTCCACCACACGGATCGCAATCGCCTGCGTCGGGCCTGA